Proteins from one Prevotella sp. E2-28 genomic window:
- the rpsD gene encoding 30S ribosomal protein S4, which yields MAKYIGPKSKIARRFGEPIFGADKVLSRRNFPPGQHGNNRRRKQSEYAVMLAEKQKAKYTYGVLERQFRILFEKAAKAEGITGEVLLQLLECRLDNVVFRLGLAPTRAAARQLVGHRHIVVDGKVVNIPSYSVKAGQVIGVREKSKSLEVIGDALAGFNHSKYPWIEWDESQKAGKFLHRPDRADIPESIKEQLIVELYSKN from the coding sequence ATGGCAAAGTATATTGGACCGAAATCTAAAATTGCACGCCGTTTTGGTGAACCCATCTTCGGCGCCGACAAAGTTTTGTCTAGGAGAAACTTCCCTCCTGGACAGCATGGCAATAACCGCCGCCGCAAGCAGTCGGAGTATGCTGTCATGCTGGCAGAGAAGCAGAAAGCCAAGTACACGTATGGAGTGCTTGAGCGCCAGTTCCGCATCTTGTTTGAGAAAGCCGCTAAGGCTGAAGGTATCACCGGTGAGGTGCTGCTTCAGTTGCTGGAGTGCCGTCTCGACAATGTTGTGTTCCGTCTGGGTCTTGCTCCTACCCGTGCCGCTGCCCGTCAGTTGGTAGGTCATCGTCACATCGTTGTTGACGGTAAGGTAGTAAACATCCCTTCATACTCTGTGAAAGCAGGTCAGGTAATCGGTGTTCGTGAGAAATCTAAGTCTCTCGAAGTTATCGGTGATGCACTGGCTGGATTCAATCACAGCAAATATCCCTGGATCGAGTGGGATGAGTCACAGAAGGCAGGTAAGTTCTTACACCGTCCTGATCGTGCAGACATCCCCGAGAGCATTAAGGAGCAGTTAATCGTTGAGTTGTACTCTAAGAACTAA
- the rpsM gene encoding 30S ribosomal protein S13: MAIRIVGVDLPQNKRGEIALTYIYGIGRSSSAKILDKAGVSRDLKVSEWNDDQAAKIREIIGAEFKVEGDLRSEIQLNIKRLMDIGCYRGVRHRNGLPVRGQSTKNNARTRKGKKKTVANKKKATK; encoded by the coding sequence ATGGCAATAAGAATTGTTGGAGTAGATTTGCCCCAGAATAAGCGTGGCGAAATCGCATTGACCTATATCTATGGTATTGGTCGAAGTAGTTCAGCAAAGATATTGGATAAGGCAGGCGTCAGCCGCGACCTGAAGGTCAGCGAGTGGAATGACGATCAGGCAGCCAAGATCCGTGAAATTATCGGCGCTGAATTCAAAGTAGAAGGTGATCTCCGCAGTGAGATCCAGTTGAATATTAAGCGACTGATGGATATTGGTTGCTATCGTGGAGTCCGTCACCGTAATGGTCTTCCCGTTCGCGGTCAGAGCACCAAGAACAATGCTCGTACTCGTAAGGGTAAGAAGAAGACTGTTGCAAACAAGAAGAAGGCCACAAAGTAA
- the rplQ gene encoding 50S ribosomal protein L17 has protein sequence MRHNKKFNHLGRTASHRASMLANMAISLIMHKRITTTVAKAKALKKYVEPLITKAKEDSTNSRRVVFSYLQNKEAIKELFSTVSEKVGDRPGGYTRIIKLGTRQGDAAQICFIELVDFDPEMAKTETKKKATRRSRKATKAEAPAQEAPKAEEVAAEEVAAEAPAAEEAPKAE, from the coding sequence ATGAGACATAATAAGAAATTCAACCATCTCGGTCGTACTGCATCGCATCGCGCTTCCATGCTTGCCAACATGGCCATTTCGCTGATCATGCACAAAAGAATCACTACGACCGTGGCCAAGGCAAAGGCCCTCAAGAAGTATGTTGAGCCCCTGATCACTAAGGCTAAGGAAGACTCAACTAACTCACGTCGTGTAGTATTCAGCTACCTTCAGAACAAGGAAGCTATCAAGGAACTCTTCTCTACTGTAAGTGAGAAGGTAGGTGACCGTCCCGGTGGATACACCCGTATTATTAAGCTGGGTACCCGTCAGGGTGACGCCGCTCAGATTTGCTTCATCGAGCTCGTAGACTTCGATCCCGAAATGGCAAAGACTGAGACCAAGAAGAAGGCTACTCGTCGTTCACGCAAGGCTACTAAGGCCGAGGCTCCTGCTCAGGAGGCTCCTAAGGCTGAGGAAGTTGCTGCAGAGGAGGTTGCTGCTGAGGCACCCGCAGCCGAAGAGGCTCCGAAGGCTGAATAA
- a CDS encoding DNA-directed RNA polymerase subunit alpha, whose amino-acid sequence MAILAFQKPDKVVMLEANERFGKFEFRPLEPGFGVTIGNALRRILLSSLEGYAINTIRIAGVEHEFSSVPGVKEDVTNIILNLKQVRFKQVVEEFENEKVSITVENSTEFKAGDIGKYLTGFEVLNPDLVICHLDSKASMQIDLTINKGRGYVPSDENREFCTDVNVIPIDSIYTPIRNVKFAVEPFRVEQKTDYDKLVLEVTTDGSIHPKDALKEAAKILIYHFMLFSDEKITLETNDVEGNQEFDEEVLHMRQLLKTKLVDMNLSVRALNCLKAADVETLGDLVQYNKTDLLKFRNFGKKSLTELDDLLESLNLSFGTDISKYKLDKE is encoded by the coding sequence ATGGCGATATTAGCATTTCAAAAACCCGATAAAGTGGTAATGTTGGAAGCCAACGAGCGTTTCGGCAAGTTCGAATTTCGTCCGTTGGAGCCGGGCTTCGGTGTAACTATCGGTAACGCCCTGCGCCGCATACTCCTTTCATCGCTTGAGGGCTATGCTATCAATACCATTCGTATTGCTGGTGTTGAGCATGAGTTCTCATCCGTTCCTGGTGTAAAGGAAGATGTGACCAACATTATCTTGAACCTGAAGCAAGTTAGGTTCAAGCAAGTAGTTGAAGAATTCGAGAACGAGAAAGTCAGCATCACCGTTGAGAATTCTACCGAGTTCAAGGCCGGTGATATCGGCAAGTATCTGACTGGATTTGAAGTGTTAAATCCCGATTTGGTGATTTGTCATCTCGACTCTAAAGCTTCAATGCAGATAGATCTGACCATTAATAAAGGTCGTGGATATGTTCCTTCTGATGAGAACCGTGAGTTCTGCACAGATGTGAATGTTATTCCCATTGATTCTATCTACACTCCTATCCGTAACGTAAAGTTCGCAGTAGAGCCATTCCGTGTTGAGCAGAAGACCGACTACGATAAGCTCGTACTCGAAGTTACAACGGATGGTTCCATTCACCCAAAGGATGCCTTGAAGGAGGCTGCTAAAATCCTTATCTATCACTTCATGCTCTTCTCTGACGAGAAGATTACCCTTGAGACTAACGATGTTGAGGGTAATCAGGAGTTTGATGAGGAGGTACTGCACATGCGTCAGCTGCTGAAGACTAAGCTCGTTGACATGAACCTCTCTGTTCGTGCATTGAACTGCCTGAAGGCTGCCGATGTTGAGACCCTTGGCGATCTCGTACAGTACAACAAGACTGACCTCTTGAAGTTCCGCAACTTTGGTAAGAAATCGCTCACTGAGCTTGATGATTTGCTCGAGAGTCTGAATCTGTCGTTTGGAACCGATATTTCAAAGTATAAACTGGACAAGGAATAA
- the rpsK gene encoding 30S ribosomal protein S11, which produces MAKKTVVSKKRNVKVTAIGQLHVHSSFNNIIVSLANDEGQVISWSSAGKMGFRGSKKNTPYAAQMAAEDCAKVAFDLGLRKVKAYVKGPGNGRESAIRAVHGAGIEVIEIVDVTPLPHNGCRPPKRRRV; this is translated from the coding sequence ATGGCAAAGAAAACAGTCGTTTCTAAAAAAAGGAACGTGAAGGTAACAGCCATTGGCCAGTTGCACGTTCACAGTTCTTTCAATAACATTATCGTTTCGTTGGCTAATGACGAGGGTCAGGTGATTTCATGGTCATCAGCTGGTAAGATGGGCTTCCGTGGTTCTAAGAAGAACACTCCTTATGCTGCTCAGATGGCTGCAGAGGATTGCGCAAAGGTTGCTTTTGACCTTGGTCTGCGCAAGGTGAAGGCTTACGTGAAGGGTCCTGGTAACGGTCGTGAATCTGCTATCCGTGCCGTACACGGTGCAGGTATCGAGGTTATCGAGATTGTAGACGTTACACCACTGCCACACAATGGCTGCCGTCCTCCAAAGCGTCGTCGTGTATAA